The Methanocaldococcus infernus ME region CTGGAAGCCTCTTAACATTATGCTTACTCATTATCTTAGCTGCTTCAGTTAGTGTTGTATTCTTAGGAATAGTGATAATATTCTTAGTCATCACTTCCTCAACCAAAACCTCTTTTGGCTTTAAATTCTTGGCTACAACTTTCTTTAATATATCTCTCTCAGTTAATATTCCCACTGGCTTCTTGTTTTCAACAACTACAACAGCCCCTATGTCTTTTTCACACATAATATTGGCTGCATCATAGACAGTATCTTTTTTACTTACTGTATAGACAGGGACTGACATCACTTCATAGACTGGGATTTCAACATTTACATTCATAAACCTTCACCCTAACCTTGTTGTAAGCTTCCTCTATACTTATATTTGTAGTATCAATAACTATAAAATTAAATCTCTTAGCAAGCTCTAAATACTTTTCCTGAACCTTCTCCAAAAAATTTTTATTTTCAAATATATCTTTACCCTTAACTCTCTTCATAGCTTCATCAACATCTACAACAAGTAAGAAGACAAGATCAGGCTTTATAGCATATTTGTTAATCTCCCATAGGAAATTTTCTTCCACTCCTAAGGAGGATTGATAGGCTATTGAAGAATATAAATATCTGTCACAAATAACATCCCTTCCACTATTAAGAACTTTCTCTATCTCTTTACAATGCTCTACCCTATCAGCAGCAAAGAGTAGGGAGAGGGAAATGTTATCAATATTTCCTGAACTTAAATAACTTCTTATTAACCTTCCTATCTCTCCATCAGTTGGCTCACAAGTCCAATATCCTGACAACTCCTTAGCCAACATCTTAGACAGTGTAGTTTTCCCACTCCCATCTATTCCCTCAAAGACTATAAACAAAGTAGCTCACCAAAATATATTTAATAATATTTTGTCATTATTAATCATTATAGATTTTTGTTAGGTGAAGCTCATTGATTAGAGAGCTTTTAATATTAATAGCATCTATAGGAATTCTTGTAGCATCTTATAGGCTGTGGGTTGAGAAGGATAGAAAGAATATAGTTTATGCAAGAATTCACATATTAGGAGTTATAGATTGTGCCTGCTTTCTCATCTTCTTAGCCTTAGGGGAAACTTTATTAGCCTTCACTTACTTAATATTAACTCCCTTCTTAGCCCATGCTATAGCCAATGCCTCTTATAAAGATGAATTGAAGGAGGAAACATGATAAACTATATAAAGTTAAGTGCTATCTGTCATGCAACTGAAGATGAGGAAAAAGTTTTAGAGGCTATCTCCTTTTTTATCCCTGAAAATGTTGATGAGGAAAAGGTAGAGGTTGAGGTTGTAGAAACTGAGGGACACTTTAGAAACCCAATAAAAATTATTAGTGTAAATGTTAAAGATAAAGAGGCTAAGAAAGTCTTTAAGCACATTGTAAATTTAATAAAGTCTAATCCTAAAAACTTGGAGAAGTTAAAGAAAGATTTAGATTTAAGAATTGAGGATAATAAATTTTTTGTTAGATTTGACAAGCAAAAGGCTTATTTAAAGGAGTGTAAAGTGATGGATGGAGATGACATTGTAAGAGTTGTATTTAACTTTAAAATTTTCTCTCCTAAGGAGAAGGAGAAGAAAGTTAAAGAACTCTTAGAGAAAGAGCTTTTCAGTTAAAAAGACTCTCAATGATGAAACCTTTAAGCTGAGTGGTGATGATCCCTTCGGGGTAACTGAGGGAGTCTTTTTTATAGGGTGGTTAGATGTTTGAAATTAAATATAGAGATGCCTTAGGAAGAATTGGAATTTTAGACATAAATGGGAAAAAAATAGAAACTCCAACAATTATGCCAGTGATTCACCCAAATCCTAAAAAGCAAGTGGTTCCAATTGACTTTATAAAGAAGCTAACAGATATCATTATTACAAATTCATACATAACCTATATAACTAAAAGCTTAAGAGAGCTTGCTTTAAAAGTTGGAATTCATAAGCTTATAGGCTTTGATAAGGTTATAGTTACAGATAGTGGCTCTTTTCAGCTTGGAACTTATGGAGATGTTAAGGTTTCTCCAAGGGAAATTATTGAGTTTCAAGAGAAGATAGGGGTAGATGTTGGAACCATCTTAGATATTCCAACACCTCCTGATGTAGAGAAGGAGAAGGCTGAGAAAGATTTAGAAGAAACCTTAAGGAGGGCTAAGGAAGCCATAGAGTTAAAGAGAGAGAAGAACTTTAAAATGCTGTTAAATGGGACTATTCAAGGTTCTACATATTTAGAGCTAAGACAGAGAGCTGCAAGGGAGATGGCTAAGCTAAACTTTGACATCTACCCTATAGGAGCAGTTGTCCCACTAATGGAAAGCTATAGGTTTAAAGAGGTTGCTGAAATTATTATAAATAGTAAGATGAACCTCCCAACTAATAAGCCTGTCCATCTCTTTGGCTGTGGCCATCCTATGCTCTTTGCCTTAGCTGTAGCTTTAGGCTGTGATCTTTTTGACTCTGCTGCTTACATCTTGTATGCAAAGGATGACAGATACTTAACAGAGAGAGGAACTCTAAGCTTAGAAGAGCTTAAAGATTTAAAAAGCTTTCCATGCTCTTGCCCAATCTGTTCCCAATACACTCCAAAAGAGCTTTATCAATTAGAGAAGAAGGAGAGGGAAAGGATTTTAGCTGAGCATAACTTATATGTAACCTTTGAAGAGATGAATAGAATTAAAGAGGCTATAAAAAATGGCTCTCTTTGGGAGCTTGTGGAAGAGAGGGTTAGAGCTCATCCAAAGCTCTTAGAGGCTTACAGAGTTTTAAAAAATTATATGTACTATATAGAGAGATTTGACCCAGTCATAAAAAAGACAGCCTTCTTTTACTCTGGAGTAGAATCTCTTTTCAGGCCAGAGGTTTATAGGCATAAGAAGAGGTTGAAGAGAATAAAGTATGAGAAAGTTTATATTACAACAGTCTCAAAGGATATTGAAAGACCTTACAGTGAAAACTTAAATGTTAAAGAGACAGATGTTGATATCTTAATAAAGCATCCTATTTTTGGATACATCCCTTACTATATAGACACTATCTACCCTCTCTCACAACATGAGGCTCCTGAACTCTATGACTTTGAGAAAGAAATAAATAAGAAGTTTCAAGAAGAGTTTTTAGAATTTTTAAAAAAGAAAGGAGTTAAAGTCTTGAATATTGTTGAATATAATTATTATATAAACTCCATTGGTAAGTTTAACTCTGACAGCTTTAGAATAAAGAGGATGCTTGAGTATCAGTATGGCTATGACATCATAAAGGATAAGAAAATAAAAGTTGTTAGAAGTAAGAATACAGGAAGGCTAAGACAAGTTTTAGATGAGAATGATAATATTTTATTCTCAGTTAGAAGCCATGACAATCTCTTAATCCCTTCTAAGTTAGGAGCTAAATTACTCTGGGAAAATATTCCTTTCCCTAAGTATAGGGTTGTGGTTAATAAAGAGGCTGAACCCTTCATTAGAGAGGGGAGAAATGTCTTTGCCAAGTTTGTTATAGATTGTGATGAAGACATTAGACCTTATGAAGAGGTTTTAGTTGTTAATGAAGATGATGATCTATTAGGCTATGGGACAGCTATATTAAATGGAATAGAGATGAAAGAGTTTTCAACAGGATTGGCTGTCAAGGTTAGAGGTGGAATAAAATGTGTGGAATAATAGGCTTTGTCAGTAGAAAGAAGAGAATGATAAGTGGAGAGAAGATAGCTTTAGCTTTAAACTCTTTAAAAGAGAGAGGGAATGGAAGAGGCTCTGGTTATGTTGGTTATGGAATATATCCAACAAAGTATAAGGATTGTTATGCCTTCCATATCTTAATTGACAACAACCCAAAGTTTGAAAAAATTAAGGTTGAGGTTGAAAATGTCTTAGAACAGTATGGAACAATTATAAAAGATGAGGAAATTCCTACTGAGGAAGGGATTATTGAAAAAGTACATATTCCTTGGAGATACTTCTATGAGGTTGATGAGAAATACTCTGAGAGAGAGGAAGATGTTATAGTTGATATAGTCATGGAAATTAATGATAGGGTTGATGGAGCCTATGTTATCTCAAGTGGAAAAGACTTAGGAGTTTTTAAAGCTGTTGGCTGGCCTAATGAAGTAGCAGAGTTTTATAGAATAGATAGGTATGAAGGCTACCTATGGTTAGCTCATGCAAGGTATCCAACAAACACAAAAGCCTGGTGGGGAGGGGCTCATCCATTTAATCTATTAAATTGGAGTGTTGTACATAATGGAGAGATAACAAGCTATGGAACCAACAGAAGGTTTGTTGAGAGCTATGGTTATAAGTGTAGATTATTAACAGATACTGAGGTTGTAACCTATATTATGGACTTACTGATGAGAAAGCATAAACTTCCTGTTGAATATGCCTTAACAGCCATGGCTCCAAGATTTTGGAATGAGATTGATGACATGCCAGAGGAAGAAAGGGAGTTACATAAAGCTATCAGGATGGTTTATGGGGGAGCCATGTTAAATGGTCCATTTGCCATAGCTGTTGGAACCCCTAAGGGATTAATATTTATGAATGGAGACATTTCAAAGGAAACAACCATGATAGGCTTAACTGATAGGATAAAATTAAGGCCATTGGTTGCTGCTGAAAAAGATGACTTACTATTTGTTTCAAGTGAAGAAGCAGCAATAAGGAGAATTTGCCCTAACTTAGATAGAGTTTGGATGCCAGATGCTGGAATTCCTATAATTGGTAGAGTAGAATAAACAAAAATTTTTTCTATTTTAAGGTTTTAATGGTGATCTAATTGAAATTCTACAATAGAGAGAAAGAAGTTAGATATCTAAAAACTTATTGCCAGTTGGAGCCAAACTCTATTTTATTCGTTTATGGCCCTAAATCTTCTGGAAAATCTACAGTAATAAGGAAGGTTATTAAAGAACTTGAAGATAGTGATATCGTATTTTTTTATTATAATTTAAGAAAGTATGCTACGCCAACAAAGGAAGAGTTTTTTAAAATATTTTTTGAAAGATCTGATAAAAAATATGTTCCTAATAAGCTGGAATTTAACTTAGGAGTTTTTAAATTCGGAGTTGAGAGAGAGCTAAATTTTAAAGAGTTCTCTTTAAACGATGTCTTTGCTAAGATAAATGAAAGCATTAATGAAGTTATAAAAGAGGGAAAGAGGCCTGTCTTAATTATAGACGAGCTTCAAAAGTTGAAGAATATTTACTTTAATGGAGAAAAATCTCTATTAAATGAGCTATTTAACTTATTCGTCTCTCTAACCAAGATGGAACATCTTTCCCATGTCATCTGCTTAACTTCTGACACTCTATTCATAGAAGAGATCTACAATAATTCAACACTAAAGAACGCTTCCGAATATTATTTAATTGATTGGTTAGAAAAAGAAGACATTAAAAAAATCTTAAAAGAAGAGAACTTCAGTGAAGAGGAGATAGATTACGCTATAAACTACCTCTCTTTACCATATGAAATAACTGAACTAATAAATAATAAAAAACTTGGCTTAACAGTTGAAGAAACCATAAAAAGATGGATAAATATTGAAAAGAATGGAATAAAGTATCTTATAGATTCAGTAGATTTAGATGAAGAAAAGCTCTATAAAGTTTTATCAAAGTTTAAAGATAAAATAAAGATTTCCTATAACAAGGAAGTTAAAAAAGAAGAAATGAAATATATAAAATTTTTAATTGAAAATGAGATCCTATTCTACGACGTAATTAACGGCATAATAAAACCAACGTCAATTATTGAATGGCACGCTATAAGAGAACTTATATAACTTTTTCACGCAAAAAGCTTTATATTGAAAATTAAAATTTTCAACAACACTAAATAAGAGAAAGAGGGAAAAGATGATTCCAAGCTATGTGCCACCTAAGTATAAGCCAATAATAGATAGAGAGAAGTGTATGCTCTGTGAAAGATGTACTGTTGAGTGCTCATGGGGAGTCTATAGAAGAGAAGGAGATAGAATAGTTATATATGCTAATAGATGTGGAGCCTGTCAAAGATGTGTTTCCATGTGCCCAAGGGATGCTATAAAGATTGTTGAGTATAAGGAATGTTGGAGATCCCATCCATTATGGACAGAGGATGTTAGAAGAGATATTTATAACCAAGCAAAGACTGGCTGTATCTTATTAAGTGGAATGGCTAATGCCATGGATCATCCTAACTACTTTGACAGGATTGTCTTAGATGCTTGTCAAGTTACTAACCCATCTATAGACCCTCTAAGGGAGCCAATGGAGTTAAGAACTTACATAGGAAAGAAGCCAAAACAGCTTGAATTTGACTTTATTGAGGAAGATGGGGTTAAAAAGGCTAAGTTGAAAACAAAGATAGCTCCAAATTTGAAGTTAGACACTCCTATAATGATAGCCCACATGTCCTATGGAGCTCTCTCATTAAATGCTCATCTATCCTTTGCCAAGGCTGTTAAAGAATGTGGAACTTTTATGGGAACTGGTGAAGGAGGACTACCAAAGGCTCTCTATCCATATGCTGATCACATTATAACCCAAGTGGCAAGTGGAAGGTTTGGGGTTAATGAAGAATACTTAATGAAAGGAGCAGCCATTGAGATTAAGATAGGACAAGGAGCTAAGCCAGGGATTGGTGGGCACTTACCAGGGGAGAAGGTTACAGTTGAGATATCTAAGACAAGAATGATCCCAGAAGGTTCTGATGCCATTTCTCCAGCTCCTCATCATGATATCTACTCTATAGAAGACTTAGCTCAATTAGTTAGAAGTTTAAAAGAGGCAACAAGATGGAAAAAACCTGTCTTTGTTAAAATAGCAGCTGTCCATAATGCTCCAGCTATAGCTGTTGGAATAGCTACAAGTGATGCTGACGCTGTAGTTATTGATGGATATAAAGGGGGAACAGGAGCTGCTCCTAAGGTGTTTAGAGATCATGTTGGAATCCCTATAGAGATGGCTATAGCTGCAGTTGATCAGAGGTTGAGGGAAGAAGGATTAAGGAATGAGATTAGTATTATAGCAAGTGGAGGAATTAAGAGTTCAGCAGATGTTTTTAAAGCTATAGCCTTAGGGGCTGATGCTGTCTATATAGGAACTGCTGCAATGGTAGCCTTAGGTTGTAGAGTCTGTGGAAGATGCTATACTGGCCTATGTGCCTGGGGAATAGCTACACAGAAGCCAGAGTTGGTTAAGAGGTTAGATCCAGAGGTTGGAGCAAGGAGAGTAGCTAATTTAATAAAGGCTTGGACACATGAGATAAAAGAGCTTTTAGGGGCAAATGGAATTAATGCCATTGAAAGCTTGAGAGGAAATAGGGATAGGTTAAGAGGAGTTGGACTAAATGAGAGAGAGTTGAAAGTATTGGGAATAAAGTTAGCTGGTGAATAAGGAATGGAAGTAGTAGAGATAGATGCTAAGGACATGGATTATAGAGAATTGAATGAGAAAATTCATAAAATTTTAGAGGAGAACCCTGAAGTGAAAAAAATAATTATTAAAAATGTTTTAGGACAGAGGTTTATAGGAAATGGCTTACAGAAGAAAGATTTAACAATAGAAATTTATGGAATCCCTGGGGGAGACTTAGGAATGTTCATGAGTGGGCCTACAATAATAGTTTATGGAAATGCTGAGTTTGCCCCAGGGAATACAATGGATGATGGAACTATAGTTATACATGGAAACAGTGGAGATGTTACAGCCCACTCTATGAGAGGGGGTAAGGTTTTTGTTAGGGGAGATGTTGGTTATAGAAGTGGCATTCACATGAAGGCTTATAAGGATAAAGTCCCTGTCTTAGTTATCGGTGGAACAGCCAAGGATTTCTTAGGAGAATATATGGCTGGAGGTTTAATTATTGTATTAAATATAGATGAGAAAGGAAATGACTTAGGAAAGATAAAAGGAAGGATGATAGGAACAGGGATTCATGGAGGTTCTATATACATAAGAGGGGAAGTTGATAAAAAACAGCTTGGTGTTGCTGCTGACATAAAGGAATTCACAAAGGAAGACTTAGAGAAGATAAAGCCATACATTGAAGAGTTCTGTAAATGGTTTAATTTGTCAGAGGAAGTTAAAGATAAGTTGATAAATTCAAAATGGACAAAGATAGCTCCTATATCTAAGAGGCCATTTGGAAAGCTCTACACTCCTGACTTAATGTAAGAAGGTGAAACAGTGAGAAGCTATAAGGATTTAGAGAGGGAAGTTTGGCTAAAAAATAGATGCTCTGGCTGTGGAGCCTGTACAGCTGTTTGCCCAGCCAACAATTTATATTTTAAAGAGGAGAGTCCTGTAAAGTTTAACTGTACAGAGTGTTACTGTGAAATTGTTCCTCCTGAAGACATTGAACACCCAATCTCAGCAGAGTTTTGTAAGACAACAGTCTATGATGTCCCCTGTGGAGCTTGCCATGATGCCTGTCCAAGGGTTGAAGTTAGAGAGATGGAAGATAAATACTTAGGAATTTATAGAGCTAAAAGTAAATTGGAAATAAAGAATGCTCAAAATGGTGGAGTAGTTTCAGCTATCTTAATTAATGCCTTAGAGGAAGAGCTAATAGATGGAGCTATTGTTATTAAGCAGGATAACTGGACTTTGGAGCCAATCTCTTACTTAGCCACTACCAAGGAAGAGGTAGTTAAAGCTGCAGGAAGTAAGTATTTAAGAAAAGTATCTCCATTAAATGCCCTAAAAAAGGCTGTTATGGAGGAGAAGTTAGAGAGATTAGCCATAGTTGGAACTCCTTGTATAATTGAGGCTATGGCTAAAATTCAAAGTAGTGTAAATGATCTACTAAAACCTTTTAGAAAGGCTATTAGACTAAAAATTTCTCTCTTCTGCTTTGAAATTTATGACTATGCTAAGATGTTAAAGAAGTTAGAAGAAGAAGGAATAAATCCTTGGGATATCAAAAAGATGGAAATTGAGAGAGGGAAATTTTTACTTTACTTAGTTGATGGTTTCATTAAGGAATACAAGATAAAGGAATTGGATCCAGTGATGAGAGAAGGATGTAAGAGTTGTATAGACTTCACTGGCTTATACTCAGATATCTCAGTTGGTAATGTGGGAACACCTGAGGGCTACTCAACAGTTATTATAAGAAATAAGTGGGGAGAAGGGTTCTTTAAAAGAGCTTGCTACAATGGGTTAATTGACTTTGACAGCAGTGTGAAGATAGAGGAGATTAAAAAGTTGGCTGAGCTGAAGATGAAAAGAAAAAATTATAAATAATTTTTCTCTAAAAATTTAATTTGATATACTACAAAAATTAAGAGGGAGGAAAGATGGAGATAAATGGAGTCTATATAGAGGATACATTTGCTGAAGCTTTTCCAATATGGGTTTCAAGAATTTTAATTACAGCAGCTACTAAAAGATGGGCTAAGATAGCTGCTACTGAAGCTACTGGATTTGGAACCTCTGTTATCATGTGCCCAGCTGAGGCTGGAATTGAGAAGTATGTGCCACCATCAAAAACTCCAGATGGTAGGCCAGGGTTTATAATTCAAATTTGCCATCCTAAGAAGAAAGGTTTAGAGGAGCAAATGTTAGAGAGAATTGGACAGTGTGTCTTAACTTGCCCAACCACTGCAGTCTTTGATGCTATGGAAGAGGAAGATGAAAAGGTAAAAGTTGGATTTAAGTTAAAGTTCTTTGGAGATGGATTTGAGAAGAAAGATGAGTTAAATGGAAGAAAGATATATAGAATTCCAATTATGGGAGGAGAGTTTATAACTGAATCAAGCTTTGGAATTAAAAAAGGAGTTGCTGGAGGTAACTTCTTTATAATGGCTGACACCAATGCCACTGCCTTAATGGCTGCTGAGGCTGCAGTGAATGCTATACAGAGTGTTGATAAGGTTATAACTCCATTCCCAGGAGGAATAGTAGCCTCTGGAAGTAAGGTAGGGGCAAGCAATCCTAAGTATAAGTTTATGGTGGCTACAACAAACCATAAGATGTGCCCAACCTTAAAGGATGTTGTTGAAGACTCTGAAGTACCAGAGGATGTTAATGGAGTTTATGAAATAGTTATCAATGGTTTAACTGAGGATGCTGTAAAGATGGCTATGAGAGAAGGAATATTAGCAGCTACAAGGGTTAAGGGGGTTAAGAAGATAACAGCAGGAAACTATGGAGGTAAGTTAGGACCTTACCAAATAAAGTTAAGAGAGCTTTTTGAATAAAATTTTTTTTAATCTCCTATTTTTTGAGGGTTTTACAATGTTAGAGCCTATTGTTTATGATGTTGGTAGGCTATGTAAGTTTAAAGATTCCTACACTCCAAATATAATAAATCTAAATATTGAAATTGATGAGCCTAAGCTTCTTTATGACACACCTGAACCTCTTTTAGAGAAGTTTAAAAAATCTTTTATTGGAGAGCTTAAAATTGATGGAGAAACTTATAAGTATCAAGTTCTAAACTATGGGAAGTATATAGAGAGAGCTAAAATAGAGGAAGTTGATCTCTATATCATAGCTGACAGGAAGATTATTGAAAGAAAAGAGCTTACTTACATAAAAAAATTGAGAGAAAAGATTTCTCCAAACTCAGCTATCTATTTTCCCTTAGCCAATCCTTGGGAAATTCCTCTTTTAGCTTACTTAGGAGCTGACTTTTTTGGAACTCTCTCTGAGTTTTATGCTGTTAAGGGATATAAATTAACTAAGAATAGGGCTATAAAGAGTGATAAGAGCTTTGAAGAACTTATAGAGGAGAATAATAAAGTCTATCTTGATATTATTGAAGAGGTTCAAGAGGTTATAAAAAAAGGATATCTAAGAAATTTGGTTGAGGAAACCTCTATCTCTCATCCATATCTCTGGGCTAACTATAGAAGATATGAGCCAGATTTAAGGAATATTTCAACCTTTAAGAAGCATAAGGTTATAGTTACAGCCAATATAAAGATTCCAGAGGTTAAAAAATACTTGGAAAGGTTAAAAAATTATGAGCCTTACACAAACATTATTCTCCTTCTCCCTTGCTCTTCAAAGAAACCATATTCAGAGTCTAAGACACATAGGAAAATAATTAAAGCCATAGGAAAGGCTGTAGTTGAAGAACTCATCCTAACCTCTCCCTATGGATTAGTGCCAAGAGCCTTAGAGTTGGCTGTAAATTATGACATTCCAGTGACAGGAGAGTGGAGCTTAGAGGAAATAGAGTTAATAAATAAGCTATTAAAAGAGTTTTTAAAGAAGGTTGAGGAGAAGTTTGGAGATTATAAAGTAATTTCCTATCTTCCTGATCACTACTTAGAGATCTTAGAGGTTGAGAGCTTAGTTGTTAAAGACCTTGAAGAGCTAAGAAAAATTTTAAAAGAATATAGAGGGGATAAGAGGAAACAGAGGGTTCATAACTTAAAAGAGCTTTGTAGATATCAATTTTATCATAACTTCCTTCCAGACAATATCTATATAAATAGGAAAAATCAGATAATCTATAAAAATAAAATTTTAGCTACTTTGAAAGATAAATTTATCCTCTCCTTAGAGGGAGGAAAGCTTATGTGGGAAACCCTTGGTAGGGATAGCTTTTATGTTGAAACAAACTTTGATGTAAAGAAAGGTTCTCTCTTCCCTCCTGGATTTGTTGATTGTAATGAAAAGATTTCTTATGATGATGAAGTCATCCTAATTAAGGATAATAAATTTTTAGGTGTTGGTAGGGCTAAACTTCCAGGACATGAGATGAAAAAGGCTAAACATGGAGCTTTAGTAAATATAAGGAAGGTTTTGTAGTATGGAGGAAATTATAGAGAGAATAATGAGGGGAGAGATAAAGGATGAGGAAGTATTAGAAATTTATAAAGAGTATTTAAAGGTTAAGGATGAGGTTAGCTACTTAGAAGACTTGTTAGATGACCTTGAACTCCTCTGTAGAAGGTTTGAGGAGATTAAAGATAGTGTGAAAGGCTTAAAATATCTAATCCCTAAGGTTAGTAAATATTTAAATTGTAAAGAAAGTGTTGAAGAAACCTTAAGAGTGTTAGATAATTTTGAAAAGCTTGATCTCAACCACTACTATGAAGTGAGAGCAAGATACTTTAATGAACTTGAGACTCTAAAGAAAAAACTTAACCAATTGGAGAAAAAATTAAAAGAGGCTGTAGATGGAAGAGAATGAAATAATAGAGTTGGCTAAAACTATCTTATCTAAGAATTTTGATTTTCTTGTAAAGGGAATAGGTGATGATGCAGCAGTAATAAGGTTAGAGGATAACTATCTATTGCTAACCTCTGACATGATGGTTAAAGAAACTCACATCCCTTCCATCCTTAGCCCTTCTGAAATAGCTTTTAGAGTTTTTACAGCAAATGTTTCTGACATTGTGGCTATGGGAGGAAAGCCAATATCTTTTTTAATCTCCTTAGGTTTTAAAAAGGTTAGTAGAGAATTCTTAGAAAGCTTTTATTTGGGATTAAGAGAAGCTTCAAACCTCTACAACTGTCCAGTTGTTGGGGGGGACACTGTTAGGGCTGAAACCTTAATTTTATCAGGCTTTTGCTTAGGCTTAACTGAAAAGCCAATATATAGAGAGGGAAGGGTTGGAGATAAAATTTATGTCACTGGAAACCTTGGGAGAGTTTTCTCCTCTTTATATATTTATTATAACTTTAAAGACAAAATTAAAGAGTTTGAAGAGAGTTATCCAGAGATGTTTAAGAAGCTAAGGAAACCTGTAGCAAGGGTTGATATGCTAAAGGATAAAGAGCTATTTACTGGAGCCACAGATATCTCTGATGGCTTGGGAAGAGAGATAAATTACTTTAAAAATTTTCAGATATATTCTGAGAAGATCTTTAAGCTAATTCCTAAGGATGTCTTAGACTTCTGTGAAGAGTTTAACCTAAATCCCTTAGAAGTGGCTTTAAACAGTGGAGAAGAGTTTGAGCTAATTATAACTTCAAAATATAAAATTAAAAAAGCTGTAGAGATAGGAGAAATTATAGAGAGAGGGAGATACTTAGATGACAAGCCATTCAAAGGAAGGGGATATATACATAAATTTTATTAGAGTGAATACTCTAAAAATCTCTCCATCTGCACTAAAAGAGAGGCTTGAAAAGAAGGGAGTTAAGTTAGAGAAAACTTTTTTAGACTATGCCTTTAGAGTTATAGAATCTCCTTTTTCTATTGGAGCTACTCCTGAGTATCTATTTGGTTACTATATGCCTCAATCTCTCTCTTCTATGATCCCACCTATAACTCTAAACCCCTCTCCCAAGGATAGAGTTTTAGATATGTGTGCTGCTCCTGGTGGGAAGACAACACACTTAGCTCAACTTATGGGAAATGAGGGAACTATCTTAGCTGTTGAGATTAGTAAGGAGAGAGTTAAAGCTTTAAAATCCAACATAAATAGGATGAATATCTTAAATACTATCATTATAAATAAAGATATGAGAAAATATAAAGAATATTTAATGAAGAAAAAAATACTCTTTGACAAAATTTTACTTGATGCTCCCTGCTCAGGGAATATAATAAAGGACAAAAATAGAAAAGTGGATGAGAAAGATATTGAATATTGCTCACTTAGACAGAAAGAGCTTTTAAATATAGGTTTGGACTTATTAAAACCTGGTGGAGAGTTGGTTTATTCAACATGCTCAATGGAAGAGAAAGAAAATGAGGAAGTTATTGAACATGTATTAAAAAGTAGAGATGACATAAAATTAATAAAATTATCTCCAATTGCCAATTTTATAAGACCTGGGAAGATAAAGGGAACTTTAAAGGTTTATCCCCCCTATGAGCCATTTTTTATAGCCAAGATAAAGAAAGAGGGATAAGTAATGAGTGAGACATTTAAAGAGTTTAAAGAGCATTCTGTAGCTGAATTCTTTAGGAAGAATAAACACATGCTTGGATACAGTGGAAAAATTAGAAGTATGACCACTATAGTCCA contains the following coding sequences:
- a CDS encoding cation:proton antiporter (subunit G of antiporter complex involved in resistance to high concentrations of Na+, K+, Li+ and/or alkali), with translation MIRELLILIASIGILVASYRLWVEKDRKNIVYARIHILGVIDCACFLIFLALGETLLAFTYLILTPFLAHAIANASYKDELKEET
- the tgtA gene encoding tRNA guanosine(15) transglycosylase TgtA; the encoded protein is MFEIKYRDALGRIGILDINGKKIETPTIMPVIHPNPKKQVVPIDFIKKLTDIIITNSYITYITKSLRELALKVGIHKLIGFDKVIVTDSGSFQLGTYGDVKVSPREIIEFQEKIGVDVGTILDIPTPPDVEKEKAEKDLEETLRRAKEAIELKREKNFKMLLNGTIQGSTYLELRQRAAREMAKLNFDIYPIGAVVPLMESYRFKEVAEIIINSKMNLPTNKPVHLFGCGHPMLFALAVALGCDLFDSAAYILYAKDDRYLTERGTLSLEELKDLKSFPCSCPICSQYTPKELYQLEKKERERILAEHNLYVTFEEMNRIKEAIKNGSLWELVEERVRAHPKLLEAYRVLKNYMYYIERFDPVIKKTAFFYSGVESLFRPEVYRHKKRLKRIKYEKVYITTVSKDIERPYSENLNVKETDVDILIKHPIFGYIPYYIDTIYPLSQHEAPELYDFEKEINKKFQEEFLEFLKKKGVKVLNIVEYNYYINSIGKFNSDSFRIKRMLEYQYGYDIIKDKKIKVVRSKNTGRLRQVLDENDNILFSVRSHDNLLIPSKLGAKLLWENIPFPKYRVVVNKEAEPFIREGRNVFAKFVIDCDEDIRPYEEVLVVNEDDDLLGYGTAILNGIEMKEFSTGLAVKVRGGIKCVE
- a CDS encoding CBS domain-containing protein, yielding MNVNVEIPVYEVMSVPVYTVSKKDTVYDAANIMCEKDIGAVVVVENKKPVGILTERDILKKVVAKNLKPKEVLVEEVMTKNIITIPKNTTLTEAAKIMSKHNVKRLPVVENNEVVGIITQDDIVRVSPKIIEILQDYIKISEPPKYSEEEVTYGICESCGAQGRVRYYQGKYLCEECLEDYKED
- a CDS encoding class II glutamine amidotransferase yields the protein MCGIIGFVSRKKRMISGEKIALALNSLKERGNGRGSGYVGYGIYPTKYKDCYAFHILIDNNPKFEKIKVEVENVLEQYGTIIKDEEIPTEEGIIEKVHIPWRYFYEVDEKYSEREEDVIVDIVMEINDRVDGAYVISSGKDLGVFKAVGWPNEVAEFYRIDRYEGYLWLAHARYPTNTKAWWGGAHPFNLLNWSVVHNGEITSYGTNRRFVESYGYKCRLLTDTEVVTYIMDLLMRKHKLPVEYALTAMAPRFWNEIDDMPEEERELHKAIRMVYGGAMLNGPFAIAVGTPKGLIFMNGDISKETTMIGLTDRIKLRPLVAAEKDDLLFVSSEEAAIRRICPNLDRVWMPDAGIPIIGRVE
- a CDS encoding RNA-binding domain-containing protein, whose amino-acid sequence is MINYIKLSAICHATEDEEKVLEAISFFIPENVDEEKVEVEVVETEGHFRNPIKIISVNVKDKEAKKVFKHIVNLIKSNPKNLEKLKKDLDLRIEDNKFFVRFDKQKAYLKECKVMDGDDIVRVVFNFKIFSPKEKEKKVKELLEKELFS
- the tmk gene encoding dTMP kinase — protein: MFIVFEGIDGSGKTTLSKMLAKELSGYWTCEPTDGEIGRLIRSYLSSGNIDNISLSLLFAADRVEHCKEIEKVLNSGRDVICDRYLYSSIAYQSSLGVEENFLWEINKYAIKPDLVFLLVVDVDEAMKRVKGKDIFENKNFLEKVQEKYLELAKRFNFIVIDTTNISIEEAYNKVRVKVYECKC